The window ATTTTTGGGCTTGGTCCTCTCCCCCATGGACCAAATGGTTTGGAAGGTTTGGGCCCCTCCAAAAGTCAAGTTCTTTGCTTGGCTCGCGCTTCAAGATAGGATCTGGACCGCAGACAGATTGCAGAGGCGAGGCTGACCAAACTGTGGCCCTTGTCCCTTGTGCAGAGGGGTGCAGGAATGCGGTCCCAATCTATTCTTCAGATGCCGCTTCACCCTCAGGCTCTAGAACATGGTGATTCAGAAGCTCTGCATCCACGACGTGGACACGTCCGCATGGCACTTgtacgactccatcaaggaatggtGGGCGAGTTTGAGCGCCGAGGGCACCGCCAACCAAAAAGCGAAGGCTTCGATAACCATTTGGTTTCATGGGTGATTTGGAATGAGCGTAATGCAAGGGTGTTTAGACACAATAGTGCCCCTCCGCATGTCTTGCTAAACAATGTGATCGAAGAGTCCAACCTTTAGATTAAAGCCGGGGCGAAAAATTTAGGGTCTTTCTTATTACGAGAGTAATTGTCATGCCGTTTCTTGGCACTGTGTTGTAACAAACTCTTTCTCCTCCTCATTTAatatatgaggcaaatcttttgcctccgtttcaaaaaaaaaacatcagATCCTTTACAAGAAGCTCCTGACCTTAGATACAGCACCAGGGGCTTGTTTTCTTTACTTGATAAATAAACTTGCCTGCATTTTCTGCCCATGTTTATGAAAACCATGAGTTCAGCAAGTGCATAACACAAGTCACCAAGGCCCCAATGGAAATTCAGAATGGACAAAACCTGCAAAAGTTCAAACAGAAACACATATAGATGAGGAGGCAAGACCGCCTTTTTACCAGGGACAAGCACCAAACAAACAAGCCAAAAAAGAAGCAACAAAAGGGAAGCCTTTCATATCGAACCCCCTGCTCAGTGTGTTCTTTGCGCCTCATCGAATACAACTGCATGCCATGCATCATGCAAGCAGTAATATCAAACATAAGACCAAAATTCTACAGTACTCGCCAGTCGAATACAATCCGTGTGGAGGCCAACTTGAGATTACAGATGCATGCTAAGTCAATGTGTATATTTAGCCCATACGCATATTAGAATCTAATGATATTAGGCCTATATTTTCCCCGGGGCCTGGGCAATCACCCTTCTTGTCCTGGACCTGGCTGAGCTCAGGACTCCTGCTGTACCTGAGGAGTCTGTAGGAACAGGAACTGCATGGAAAAACTACAAGTTAAATATCTATTTACGCGGTGTTCGAAACGGTTCCTTTGCACAGATCCAGGCCAAGGTATGTTACCTCGAATGACTTCCCCGACCTTTCGTACTCAAGCATGCTGAGAGCTACCTCACAGCTCTGGGAGACGATGGGCTCGGGGTCCTTGGCGAATTGCTCTAGAAGTGCAATGCTTTCTTGATCTACATCAAACATACCATAATCTCAGCAACATAATGTATGAACATGGAACGGAGAAGTAAACATCATTGTGGCAAATAATGTGGTATCATTTACCTGCAATCGAACCAAGGGCCTCGGCAGCTTCATGCCTGACCATTGGGTGCTCATCAACATTCTGGAGAACACCAGAAAGTGCATCTGAAGCTGCTTTGTTCTGCAGCTGACCTAACACATAAGCGACCTGCAAGACAGCAGAAGAAGAAAAATCATAAACAATGCACACTAAAATAACAAGAACAACAATGGTTATGTTGCAGAAAAAATTTCGTGGCGATTCTAATTACTAGAAATTTGAGATGATGCAGCATAGTTTTGCTTTATTCGTCTGTGTTCTTTAGCAAGACTTATGATTGTGGTACAAGAGCAAACAGAAAATCGGTTAAAGTTCAAGCAAACCTCGTGGCGCAGAAGAGCACTTTTCACACCTAGAGATTCAAGGATAGCAGAAACAGCATAATCTCCGCCATCATTCCTAAGCGCAAAAAGAGCTGCATAACGTTCAtacatcttttcttgctcattgaggAGAAGCTCCCTGAAAAATATCCATCATGCCAATAATATCAAGATGATGCATACTAGAGACAGAAAAAACATGTAGAACTCTTGAAAGACATACCTTAGTTGTTCTACTGAGAGTCCTTGCTTGGCAGGCAGTGCTGGATCAACTGATAGATAAGGCGAAATTGTTGTGCTTTCAGCGCCACTAGCATTCTTCTGCCCTTCTATCCGTCTAAGAGCCAACTCACACGTTTCTTGCACCTCCACGGCAGGATCAGCTACTAAACTCTCTTTTAACAGGGAAATGCTCTTTTCCAAGCCAATAGCTCCAAGGGCTTCAGCAGCCTGATCAATAAACATATCACGCTTCTCAAATGGATATTAAAGTACTAGAAAGAGCAGACAACATTAGCTGCTGTGATGGTAAACTACCTCATGGCGGACAATTGGATGCAGTGAAAGATCCTTGAGAACTCCCTCTAATGCAGGGATAGCCTCAGCGTCCTGCATTTGTCCAAGTGCAAATGCAGCCTCATGTGCAAGCAAGTTGGAAGGATCCCTTGCAGCTGAGCATTCAAGAAAATAGATCAGATTTTCTTAACCATCTCCTTCTGCTACATATTTTCAGTGATAGATTAAACAAACATCGGTAGAATTATAAAGCTAGGCAGTAGGATCTGCTACTAACAGCAGATCTGAAGTAAAATACCATATAATTTCAAAACTAAGCAAAGTGAACAAGGAAATAACTAATGGAATATCATCTACAAAGAAGAAACCCCAGAGAAAAGGTGGTAGATGCTGGAACTTTGAGCAATTCATCATGTATACATATCAACAGATGAATAATCTGGAGACAGAGAAATATACACAGATGCGGGACAGGCAACGATCCTAGGATCACAAATCCATACAAAAGGTAGGTGCTAATTCAAGCTTCCCTGCAGATATACCAGCAGGCAATGAACACACAGAACCACATCCAATTCCAGACCTACTAAGTAGGGCCAACCAAAACTAGCACCATTTAACAGTGTGAGAAGCCCTTCATAAACTAAATGGACGAAAGGTGCCAAAAGTACCCAGCTAGACAAGTGAAGTACCAGGTTTCATGGAGGGCAACCCAAGCTCAACCTATATTATTAGCACAGAATCAACTAACATACGCCCATGAAATCTATATTCAGTCAGGGTCGAAGAAGCTATTAACAGATTAAACTTCACCAAGTAGCTAGCTGCTAACGCAGATTGAAAATCAACACGAAGCTACCTATACCAACCAAACGGCCCATTCAATTGGGCAAAGAACACGGCAACCATGCTGAGCAAGCTTTCAAGCTATCAGTACtactttcccgcaaaaaaaaaaaagctatCAGTACTACTAGCAGGAAAACCAGTGGAGCACGCGAGTATAGCTGCGATCTGGGCTCAATCAGGTCCGGGGAACACTGGAGATCCCAGTATTTCTCTGTACTGGTTGCTGAAACTACGCATCGAAGCTACTGTAGTAAAGCTTGTGCTCCCCTGCAGCGGATGCGGAACCTAAGCAAACTGTACTACCCGCGGCATCAAATTAAAGCTACTGTGGTCGACGGGGAGGGGGAGGGGACGGCACCTTGGAGGAGGGCGCGGCGGGGGCCGTCGCCGCGGAGGTTGCGGAGGGAGAAGAGCGCGCGGAAGCGCTCCGCGATGGGCTGCGCCGCGTCCAGCAGCCGCTCGCACAGGAACCGCTCCGTCTCCGCCGACGACTCGAACCCCATCTCCGGCCCCTCCGTCCCCGCCGACGACTCACGCTGCTGCTcactcctccggcggcggcggcggtaagagaagagaagaggaactgggaagaaagaaagaaaggaagaagaaTGTGCGCGTTGGCTCTACGCAGCCCCGCGCGATCCTGGCCGTCCGATCGGGGCGGGACACGTCACCGCCCCCATCCGGAGGCCGCCACGTGCGCCGAGCAGCCTGCCGTCGCTGCCAGCGGGCCCCGCCTCGCCCGGGCCCGCGTGGCAGTTACGAGCTACCACTATAccgcctccctcttcctcctccccctcccctgcctGCCAttcccccgtcctcctcctcccccgacgccgacgccgacgccagcCAGCCGCCGATCCGGCGCGAAATTGAGAGGCAGAGCCACCGGAGATCCACGGGTACCCCGAATCCACCCACCTCCGTGTTTATTCCCGGAATTTTTCCTTTGTTTTCGGCGCCCCTGTGGCCGGGTCTCTGATCGCGGGCGGTGCTGGGTTCTTCTGCAGGGGCCGTGGAGGGAGCCGAACACCGACGTCCGGCGCCATGAACGCGAGGGGGTAAGCTTCGATGCGCTCCATCATCCATTCTGCCTTTTCGAATTTCTGGGCCGCTGATTAGGGCGGGGGTTAGGGTTCACGAGGGCGGGCGAGATTCGTTCCTGCCTGCAGGCCTAGCCTCGTTCGCGCTCAATGGGATGCCGTGACACATAGGATTGCCGTCCGATTCGTGGAGTTGGTAGTGCGATGCGTGCTGTCCATTTGTGAGCCTAGAGGATCGAGGTGATCTGTTTGTTACTCTGGTCCTCTTTGTTGCTGGTCCAAGTGTCATGGTTCGACGGTTTGGAATTCCAGTGAATTGGTTAGGTTGCTGCTGCCTTGCTGGGAACGGTCATCGGCGGTATTGCGGTGCTGAACTCGATGGGGCCATGGTGATGCTCTTGCCAGATGACTAGTTAGTCACCGCTGTCCGCTCGGTGTTCTAGTTATGCCTGCATTTGTTTGACTATCACAGGCGTACGCAGCCGACAGCTTATGTTGAATATTTGGAACAAAGATCGatggtttttattatttttttgctcATCAGCTTATGTTCATATACAGTTCTGATTTTTCAGTTTCACCAAATTGGCAATCAATGCCCCACTCCTGGCATTGCCAGCATCTCACTGTCTATTTGTCTACTCtagttgaagggagatgcatttaaACTTAGCAGGCATGGTGACGTACTGACATGGCATTGGTCTTACACCCCCGTCAGATCAGTGAACCAAGAACCTGGACTCTTGGGACCTACTGTTCTTACATTATAGGCTATTGCAAAATGAAATATTGGTGGAACTGATGTATTGTGTATTCCTGCATTTCATTCTTATTACAAACTGTTATGAATATAACATCCTGTTAGCCACTCTTATTAGAAAAGAAGGAAATTCAAATGCTATCTCGTTGTAGGAAATGAATACAAGGCATGGTAGCCTCTCATTCGTATCCCTTTTTCATGACAGGATTATTCAATCTTGCACAGGCAGTTCCTATTATTCAGTTCCACCAGATTTACTATAATGACCACTCCTGGCATTGCCATCATCTCACTGTTTGTTTGTCCACTCTAGTTGAATTGACAACGTCTACTCTTAGCAGTCATTGTGACATACTGACATGACATTGATCTTACCCTCCCATCAGATCAATGAGCTAAGAACCTGGACTCTCCGGAGCTACTATTCTAACATTGTAGGCTATAGCAGAATGAATTGCAGTATTGTGTATTCTTGCATTTCATACTTGTTACAAACTGTTATCATCGGGCATGGAGATAACATGTTGTTAGCCACTCTAATTAAAAATGGGAATTCCACTGCTATACAAGGAAAGCAAAAGACATGATAAACTCTCAGTCTAATACATGAATCTGTTTCTCTTGTTTTCTTCTACCTTGTTTAAGGCATCCCAATGTCGATCCAACATGGTTTTAAGGTAGCCTGAATCTTCAATGGCATTATGGAGCAAAATACTGAATGAAACATAGGATGATGGGAGAGAAATTAAGGCGAGTTGATATTCTATTTATCGGCGAAGACTGAACTTGGTGCCAAACATGCGGTGCGAAGTAAACACAACACCCTGCCTGATGTGGCACTATATATAGCAAATACCCTAACAAGAAATCTGCTAACACGAAAAACTTATGGCAATGCCAAGTGTTTATAGCACATCTCATGTCTTGCACTCTGTTGCTGCGTCCTAGTTGTACTGTAACATCTATACCCTGTGACAGCTCTAGGAGTATATATATGAATAGAAGTTAGGGCAATTGTGTTATACAGGCAGGGTGTTTGCTATATAACTATTCTCTGCACTTTTGATAGCTACCGAAGCACCAGAACTGCTCTCTTTGATGGCATTGAAGAAGGTGGAATCCGAGCATCAGCTTATTCTTCACATGAGATAGATGAACATGAGAATGAGCGAGCTATGGATGGATTGCAAGATCGAGTCAGCATTCTCAAGAGGGTGAGTGCCACATAATGATTGAATATCTGAATGCTCTATCTTCGTTTTATGTAAAGAGTTGGTGTATCACATATTGATTGTGCTTGTTTATCTTCCAATTGTATCGCTTAGCTAAGATGGTAAGAAGATATTTTTAGTTGTACGCTTTCTAAAAAGGAACATCCTTTCCTCTCAAAACTAAGAGACGAACAACTTTAGAAATTGCAACTTTATAGATAGTACTAATCTGGACTGGTATCCATGGTAACCATGTGCGTTCCTGGACCATTTAGTTTGAATAGCCAGTGAGGAATTAAGCATAGGTTTTCGGCATGAGTTTCCCCCCTTCAAATTGCTAGATGAGAAGGAATCTTAACTTAATGGATCTTGTGAATTGTAATATACTAGTTGGTTTAACTGATGCAATTTGACCAGCCTCCTCATATAATATGTATTGGATCAACTCCTTTTGAGTGTGGGGATACATTTGGCTCTACGCTTTGTAACCTAGTGAATAAATGAGCTGTTGACGGAATCTTGTGTTGGTCGATGAGCTATTGGGGGTAGCCTGCAAAGTAAAAAGCGTGAGGAACATTTGGACCCAGAACATGCGATGATTCTTGTCTAACTGTTGGCGTTCTCAGTCTGAATTTTGCTTGCGAATCTCTCTTTGAACAATTAGGCATGACCAGGTTTAAGTAGTAGAGTTGTTGAAGGTTCAGTtctcaaatgacaaatgaaatGAGTAGCAGTCGCTTCCGTAGTTCATGATGTTCTGCTCAATTGTATGTATCTGCCTTTCCAGCTTGAAGATTACTGAAGCTGTTTACCATTCTGTAGATATCAGGTGATATAAATGAAGAGGTGGAGGCTCATAACCGGATGCTGGACAGAATGGTATGTTGtatctactctcttcaaagatctgAATCTACTGCTTCTGCTATCTTACCATCACATGCCTTATTCAGGGTAATGACATGGATTCATCAAGGGGGTTTCTCTCTGGAACAGTGGACAAATTCAAGACGGTAAGCGAGCGGATTAATTAACGATTCGTCGTGCATCTTCCCCTTGTATTCTCCTGAGACGATCTATATCTTCATGAACGTAGGTGTTCGAGACCAAGTCGAGCAGGAGGATGGGGACACTCGTGGCGTCATTCGTCGCGCTCTTCATGCTAGTGTACTACCTGACCAGGTAGAAGGGTCCTTGGGTTGCATCCTCTTCCTACCTCAGGCTATGTGTGGAGTGGGGGTGCCCGAGAACATGCTGAAAATGGTTGCGCCGGTCGATCTACATGTCGTATGTACTTAATCTGTCAAAAGTATGTCGATCCGAGTGTCGCTAGTTTGCACCGTGTGTGGATTACAGCCCTTTCCTTCTTTTTTTGCTCTGGTGATGTGTAAGTAATTACAGAATATGGAGTCAACTCTTTGCCTGTTTGCACTGTCATGCTACATGTATGATAACtactactagtagtatactttggaaTGCTTGCTACTACAAGTTCATTATTTTTCTCCTGGGGTTTTGGTTACCGGTAGACAGGAGTTTACTTGAGCGCTTATCTGGGGTAGCCGCGAGCGCGACACGCGTCCCGCCCGCGGCCAAAGGGACGGGTCCAAAACCGAAATAACAATGCAGCTGCTGCATTGTGTAAGCATAGTTTTCAGGCCAAGACTTGAGGTCAGCGGGTGGTTTAGTCGCGCGATTAACAACTGGCGCGGCGCAATTATTGAGGCCAAGATGCCCTAATCGTGTGGGAACAGGCGCGGGACACCTGTCATTAGCATAGATAATTGCACGCAGCAGCCAATCTTAATCAGAGGCACGACCCTCATTTCTTTACCAGCAGCACCAGATACATGCATATGAACAACCCTTAATCTACTACTGCTGCCTGCTGTGGATGCAGCTGATTAGTGCCTGATTTGCATTCTGTAGTTGTTAGGGGTGTGTTAGATGTGTCATGCACACCACCCCATTCAAAGTTTGACAAAGCTTAGGTTATCCATCCCTGGGGGGTGTGCCACCATGCTGATTGATTAGTGGGCAGTGCTTTGTGgaaagaaggaaaaaaaagaaagagataTTAGGGGTTTGCATACTTAATTAACTGCTTGCATTTGGCTTTTGCCCTGTCCTTTTCCTTTTGAGATTGGAGTGgggtggaggcatatgatatgaGCATGGCAGGATCTTCACTGTACTTTGCATATCTTGTATATCTATCTATATATGTATTTGATGCATCTCAGGCATGGACCACATGAGTTAGGCGTGCATCTGTATGATTTTGTTCTTCTCCCCAAATCAACTGTTGCTTGGACATGCTACGCTGTGTAATTAATCAAATGTGATTTCAGTGGAATAGCGATGTTATTGTCAATTTCTGCAACAATTATATCTATCTATTGAATaagtttttttgcatggtaatacgtgtctcatttatatagaATAAAGATCAAGTTACAAGGCACGTAAGCACCGACCATACAAGACTGAAACGATAGGAAAATCCTATGCAAAATTCCAACGTCTGTCCCTCTCCTTCGACACCACCGAAGCGGACACCAAAGGGTAAAAAGACAGATCACCTCTTCAcccaagctcgacgcggctccatcgctgatcagcAACTTTGCGGATCTCCAAAGTGGTTTTCCAGAAGCAAAACCATagccgttgaaagaatcagaccggggcaacatatccccggacacgccatcgaacttcagAACTGACACCCCCGCATGACGACGACGTCGGAGGAGGAAAGCAGAACTGTCAGCCTTCAACCACAGACCCAACACAAGATTCTccatcttccagctgtcacttgcgtagacaaccgcctgcgcgtactcctgaacgacaaaacctccctgctccaccatgacgTCGGAGACAACGCCATAGCAACGGGGACAGGgcagaaggagagacacacctgatggagtcgtcgccgccgcctcgccaacaccatccatgaaccctaacgCTGCCGATCTGAAGGATCGGCAGAGacacgatgccatcaactccgagacgcCGCCGTGAAGGGCACCGCCGGTATGGGAGTGAAGCTGAGGCAGATTTATTCGTCTGTGCGTCGCTCCCACCACCCCAACGACGCACCACGACCTACAAATCCAAAACCTAACTACAGAGCGGAGGAACGGGGTCCCCCCTCCCTCCTGCCACCGGAGCAGCGGCTggagggagagggggtcagcgCACCGGCCGGTGGAGATCGGTGGAAGGAGATCGCCTCCCTAGTCGCCTGGCtgttggcggcggctagggtagggaAAGCGCTGTACGTATTTGTTCGTGCATCTATTGAATAAGTttcctactccctccattccaaattacttgtcttagatctgTCTAGATACCGTATCTAGAcagatctaagacaagtaatttggaacggatgtaaatttttatttatttagatgaAACAAGAAGATTTGATTATGTTGTGAAAGTATTTTGCTGGAATGACTTGGGCTTACACTG is drawn from Triticum dicoccoides isolate Atlit2015 ecotype Zavitan chromosome 6B, WEW_v2.0, whole genome shotgun sequence and contains these coding sequences:
- the LOC119324826 gene encoding deoxyhypusine hydroxylase-B — encoded protein: MGFESSAETERFLCERLLDAAQPIAERFRALFSLRNLRGDGPRRALLQAARDPSNLLAHEAAFALGQMQDAEAIPALEGVLKDLSLHPIVRHEAAEALGAIGLEKSISLLKESLVADPAVEVQETCELALRRIEGQKNASGAESTTISPYLSVDPALPAKQGLSVEQLRELLLNEQEKMYERYAALFALRNDGGDYAVSAILESLGVKSALLRHEVAYVLGQLQNKAASDALSGVLQNVDEHPMVRHEAAEALGSIADQESIALLEQFAKDPEPIVSQSCEVALSMLEYERSGKSFEFLFLQTPQVQQES
- the LOC119324827 gene encoding bet1-like SNARE 1-1, which codes for MNARGYRSTRTALFDGIEEGGIRASAYSSHEIDEHENERAMDGLQDRVSILKRISGDINEEVEAHNRMLDRMGNDMDSSRGFLSGTVDKFKTVFETKSSRRMGTLVASFVALFMLVYYLTR